The following coding sequences are from one Paenibacillus tundrae window:
- a CDS encoding S-layer homology domain-containing protein: MNQDWKKVLLTSVIVGMLSSTQLANAADLTGGAQGQTTSVFTDQTDIRSTSLQAVQEAVNKGLISGYPDGSFHPSQHLTRREMAVLLAKASQLTIQETLNTGVKNSDWAAPYIEAIQKAGWMTGDKSGNFRANDPIRREELASILVRVTGTQGAKGGQKQTLSDEATVSGWAKEQVHTALKLGLLDSSEGKFESKAYVERQDIAKVLVDVFQTGERTASLTKLDGDVAYVDGRPFVISKELQSILNEKNQAALQNAVIKYDAHTRNLSSVSEIQVTQAGTAKDSITLDLKGTSYQGTVSVSADHVVLKADTLSQVVLKPGVASITIDGDIDAVTVDTTDKVTVLGTGTWKEIVLKDVKSLIQLPTSVKTGKVTLPQGGVASQIIRNTPSTNTPSSSQGTSTASAGSSGSSGGSPSPSPTPVPQPQPEPQPEPQPKPEPQPEPQPEPEPPVVVPPTPENQLPVVKAPITDRTVVVGSLVQQIDLTTVFSDPDEDELSYEITEINQGIASASIQGSTLGISPISEGATAVKVEATDGKGGSVTASFNYVVTPVLLPPMPPIPPFPPFPTFPPIIIPPFPNFPPHVLKTLDTVNVDLGTVSKPIQLAGVFGDINGDALTYTAESSDPSVVETSVQGDTLTLNFKDKAGSATITVRATDPTLLSTQTTFTVNVADPDAGKGLFISEVVWGDGETQAIELYNPTSKAIDLSSYSIKRSDGGDPIEFANGTTIQPYNTLVIADNSTGFPIDEDDQYYISFNVDQQSLQEFVLQLYQNGQDNPLDTAMMKPAQSITRTTGVVHGNTSYDATQWVEQGANQYDGLGNYTSSTPTP; the protein is encoded by the coding sequence ATGAATCAGGATTGGAAAAAAGTGTTGCTGACTTCGGTTATAGTGGGCATGCTGTCGAGTACTCAACTCGCTAATGCAGCAGATCTAACAGGGGGAGCACAGGGTCAGACAACGTCGGTTTTTACCGATCAAACGGATATTCGTTCCACTTCGCTGCAAGCGGTGCAGGAAGCGGTTAATAAAGGGTTAATTTCAGGCTATCCGGATGGGTCATTTCATCCAAGCCAGCATTTGACTCGTAGAGAGATGGCTGTATTGTTAGCCAAAGCATCACAGCTAACCATTCAAGAAACATTGAACACTGGGGTCAAAAATTCAGATTGGGCTGCGCCTTACATTGAAGCCATCCAAAAAGCAGGATGGATGACTGGAGATAAATCCGGGAACTTCCGTGCCAATGATCCAATTCGCCGGGAAGAGCTTGCATCAATTTTGGTAAGAGTCACAGGAACACAAGGTGCCAAAGGCGGCCAAAAACAGACGCTTTCGGACGAAGCTACAGTGAGTGGTTGGGCCAAAGAACAGGTACATACAGCGTTGAAGCTGGGCTTGTTGGATTCAAGTGAAGGTAAGTTCGAATCCAAGGCTTATGTGGAACGACAAGACATTGCCAAAGTTTTGGTAGACGTATTTCAGACGGGAGAGCGGACAGCCTCGTTAACAAAATTAGACGGCGATGTTGCCTATGTTGATGGACGTCCTTTCGTCATTAGCAAGGAATTGCAGAGCATTTTGAATGAGAAAAACCAAGCAGCACTACAGAACGCTGTCATTAAGTATGACGCACACACACGTAATCTATCTTCGGTGTCAGAGATTCAGGTTACCCAGGCAGGTACGGCTAAAGATTCAATCACTTTGGATCTGAAAGGAACCTCCTATCAAGGAACGGTTTCCGTGTCAGCAGATCATGTTGTTTTGAAAGCCGATACATTGTCCCAAGTTGTTCTGAAACCAGGTGTAGCCTCAATCACGATTGATGGTGATATCGATGCCGTGACGGTAGATACAACAGACAAAGTGACTGTTCTCGGAACTGGCACGTGGAAAGAAATTGTGCTGAAAGATGTGAAGTCTCTAATTCAACTGCCTACGAGTGTAAAAACGGGCAAAGTTACGCTTCCACAAGGTGGAGTAGCCTCACAGATCATTCGTAATACGCCTTCTACGAATACTCCATCCAGCAGTCAGGGGACAAGTACTGCGAGTGCAGGTTCGTCAGGTTCATCAGGCGGTTCGCCATCTCCATCACCAACGCCGGTACCACAACCGCAGCCAGAACCACAACCAGAACCACAACCAAAACCAGAACCGCAGCCAGAGCCGCAACCGGAACCGGAACCACCTGTTGTTGTACCTCCGACTCCGGAAAATCAATTGCCTGTTGTCAAAGCCCCTATTACGGATAGAACGGTGGTTGTGGGAAGTCTTGTACAACAGATCGATCTTACGACTGTATTTTCCGATCCGGATGAGGATGAATTGAGTTATGAAATTACGGAGATCAATCAGGGCATCGCTAGTGCAAGTATCCAGGGTTCAACATTAGGAATTTCACCTATATCAGAGGGGGCTACAGCGGTTAAGGTAGAAGCTACGGATGGCAAAGGAGGTAGTGTAACGGCATCTTTTAATTACGTGGTTACGCCGGTTCTCTTACCACCAATGCCGCCGATTCCACCATTCCCGCCATTTCCAACGTTCCCACCCATCATTATACCTCCATTCCCTAACTTCCCACCTCATGTGTTAAAAACACTGGACACGGTGAATGTTGATTTGGGTACAGTGAGTAAACCGATTCAATTGGCGGGTGTGTTTGGTGATATAAACGGAGATGCCCTCACGTATACGGCAGAGTCATCTGATCCGTCAGTAGTAGAGACGAGTGTGCAGGGAGATACGTTGACGTTAAATTTCAAGGATAAAGCTGGTTCAGCGACGATTACAGTGAGAGCTACCGACCCTACTCTTCTCAGCACGCAGACTACATTTACGGTTAATGTGGCAGATCCGGATGCGGGTAAGGGGCTGTTTATTTCAGAGGTTGTATGGGGAGATGGGGAAACTCAAGCAATTGAACTATATAATCCGACTTCGAAAGCAATTGACCTATCCAGTTATTCTATTAAACGTAGTGATGGTGGAGATCCAATTGAATTTGCAAATGGGACGACGATTCAACCTTATAACACATTGGTTATTGCAGATAACTCTACAGGTTTCCCAATAGACGAGGACGATCAATACTATATCTCTTTTAACGTAGATCAGCAGAGCCTTCAAGAGTTTGTCCTACAGCTCTATCAAAATGGTCAGGACAACCCTCTGGATACTGCCATGATGAAACCAGCTCAATCGATTACAAGAACAACCGGCGTTGTCCATGGGAATACATCCTATGATGCAACCCAATGGGTTGAACAAGGTGCGAACCAATATGATGGTCTAGGCAACTATACTTCATCAACTCCTACCCCATAA
- a CDS encoding S-layer homology domain-containing protein, which yields MSKISRIVQLTLIAVLLSNAVPVSAQYDKSVTQAMSASGVSTVAQDSNNTKLSDAMSRAVSMGIIKGDPNGDIRANDRITRQELAVVLAQSLGLTINKQASAPFADVPSNSWSAPYIQAVKQAGLLQGDAKGSYHPTAPITGQELITVLVRATSIAEKEAQKDPLSSDWKGASSWAIPYIQTAEKEDLLSEYHGDIKVKQGLVRSEAVGMLLSAMFPEIRLSVVQSIHGNQIQINGVTYQASEQVAGLLNEGNKAMLNQAGIKFMSHKRTITEINELEIRTGGLEAAEGKPEFSNNLLLNGNGAVLNGNLTIKADFTSVQGLTVKGKLTIAPEMEHDFYAQNIKVEQSVLVHGGDPNTVVFDNSVLNTVGINKTDVHVALTGNTSAQEVSVESNSTVDIAATATLPLLTIVEGTSQVELKGAIGTVVLDSTKPLQLNGNVAIQQLKVEGTGAISLNTAGTVQQLQVNNPASQINIAGNVKVSDVSLATGVTSSAVSGNTGTTTTTTPTSSSSGGTSGAGTGSSGSGGGSESPPVVANRSPELIKPFENRKLTGNGQAATLNLNEYVTDPDGDVISYTVSSSKSSVAKVVLTGTQLSIVPLEHGMATITIASNDGRGKRLRSTFEVSVNASPLASPIPDQELHAESDSDNLDLSIYFMDDEKKESELLYSVINTDTDIVGTEVNGTILKLTPKKVGETVLKVKVDDQQVADDGSTGVTEVDLRIVVLPHINREPVGAIPAKVNVYLGDVIPGTNLNEHYTDPDGDSLTYTASSSNPDGLAVEENAGVLNLSALQIGTYTVSYTVSDGNGGIVNGAFEVEVLSIPNQPPVLTDSPPKQFLVLGKNDQIIELSNYFIDPEGEALNYVASLDNPDDVSMLEPSVTNNMLTLRAIQAGTTKIKIVASDPQGQEAVSYIDVEVVEAGNIATIPDQTITWPWTTLDMDLAPYLSGFDTSTLSVNAITLNENIATVSTGGLQVEIAPVAEGNTKVLFMLHDQSGRSEQALVELVVQGEHASSNTVPEVVSTIYDQVLTPNVTNERTFDLGQLFSDPDGDSLQFKISNSSNEAVDANINGSMLTLKPGTGNTVAPLTVTADDGKGGKVDYTFNVRTATLVNSGVIQVSTKSGIRDPLTFAASNWFPGQSSFQLYSGTAYSTFTGPDIITSSQIPLTVSPLLFWIIGNDGRAVVVQVNSTTQGTPELFFSQYVDAGAEKVVVQVHYTGGGDPSLKASGYQLEVHQWMNQTSTKSIVTKNLFDINANVPGVYVNETYYDFMDETHFGYVNDFLYLYNPINPNEYNVVALVLKKDGRVVDVLGDPDSHDRFMPAGGTIVRKGGIYTGSQQFSLTGEWNEFPKGTIQYIGYHNP from the coding sequence ATGTCCAAAATAAGCAGAATTGTACAGCTCACCTTGATCGCAGTATTACTTTCCAACGCTGTACCCGTATCTGCACAATATGATAAGTCAGTGACGCAGGCTATGTCTGCGTCTGGCGTATCAACGGTTGCGCAAGATTCCAACAACACGAAGTTGAGCGATGCAATGAGTAGGGCAGTATCGATGGGGATCATTAAAGGTGACCCTAACGGAGATATTCGGGCGAACGATCGGATTACTCGCCAAGAATTGGCGGTTGTATTGGCTCAATCGCTTGGGTTAACGATAAATAAACAAGCATCAGCACCTTTTGCCGATGTCCCATCTAATAGCTGGTCAGCACCGTATATTCAAGCGGTTAAGCAGGCTGGACTTTTACAGGGGGATGCTAAAGGGAGTTACCACCCAACAGCGCCGATTACGGGGCAGGAGCTTATAACGGTCCTGGTGAGAGCAACTTCTATTGCTGAAAAGGAAGCTCAGAAGGACCCTCTTTCCTCGGATTGGAAAGGGGCAAGTTCATGGGCGATTCCGTATATTCAGACGGCGGAGAAGGAGGATCTTCTAAGCGAGTATCACGGAGATATTAAAGTTAAACAAGGACTTGTTCGAAGCGAAGCTGTCGGAATGTTGCTGTCAGCTATGTTTCCAGAAATACGACTATCTGTTGTTCAGTCCATTCATGGAAATCAGATTCAGATCAATGGAGTCACCTATCAAGCCTCTGAGCAAGTGGCCGGTCTTCTGAATGAAGGTAATAAGGCGATGTTGAACCAAGCTGGAATAAAGTTCATGAGCCATAAGCGAACCATTACTGAAATTAATGAACTGGAGATCAGAACGGGTGGCTTAGAAGCGGCCGAAGGTAAGCCGGAATTCAGTAATAATTTGTTGTTGAATGGTAACGGAGCTGTATTGAATGGGAACTTGACGATTAAGGCAGACTTCACTTCAGTACAGGGACTTACGGTAAAAGGTAAGCTGACAATTGCCCCTGAGATGGAGCATGATTTTTACGCCCAGAATATTAAAGTAGAACAGTCCGTGTTAGTTCATGGTGGTGATCCCAATACGGTTGTATTTGATAACTCCGTTCTGAACACTGTAGGAATTAACAAAACCGATGTGCATGTTGCGCTAACAGGAAATACCAGTGCTCAAGAGGTGAGTGTGGAATCCAATAGTACGGTTGATATTGCAGCAACCGCAACGCTTCCGCTGTTAACGATTGTTGAAGGGACGAGCCAGGTAGAGCTGAAAGGAGCTATCGGTACGGTTGTTCTGGATTCAACGAAGCCTTTGCAACTGAATGGTAACGTTGCGATCCAACAACTTAAAGTAGAGGGGACGGGTGCAATAAGCTTGAATACGGCAGGTACCGTCCAACAGCTTCAAGTTAACAATCCAGCTTCCCAAATTAATATAGCTGGCAATGTAAAGGTGTCTGATGTTTCTTTGGCTACGGGAGTAACTTCATCAGCAGTAAGTGGAAATACAGGAACAACCACAACTACAACACCAACATCGTCTTCTTCTGGAGGAACAAGTGGAGCTGGCACTGGCAGTAGCGGCAGTGGTGGTGGCAGTGAATCGCCTCCCGTTGTGGCGAATCGTTCGCCTGAACTAATCAAGCCATTCGAAAATCGTAAATTGACGGGCAATGGGCAGGCGGCAACGTTAAACCTTAACGAATATGTGACCGACCCGGATGGTGACGTGATATCGTATACTGTTAGCTCATCCAAATCGTCCGTTGCCAAGGTTGTGCTTACGGGAACTCAATTAAGTATTGTTCCATTAGAGCATGGCATGGCTACAATTACGATTGCATCGAATGATGGTCGAGGCAAAAGATTAAGATCCACATTTGAGGTTAGCGTAAACGCATCACCTTTGGCATCACCTATTCCAGATCAAGAACTTCATGCTGAATCAGACAGCGATAATTTGGATCTTAGTATCTATTTCATGGATGATGAGAAAAAAGAATCAGAGCTGCTGTACAGTGTAATCAACACGGACACAGACATCGTTGGTACAGAAGTGAACGGCACGATATTGAAATTAACACCCAAAAAGGTAGGGGAAACTGTACTTAAAGTTAAAGTGGATGATCAGCAGGTTGCCGATGACGGCAGTACAGGTGTTACAGAAGTGGATCTGAGAATTGTTGTTCTGCCACATATTAACCGTGAACCTGTAGGCGCAATTCCTGCAAAAGTTAATGTATACCTAGGGGATGTAATCCCTGGAACAAACTTAAATGAGCATTATACAGACCCAGACGGTGATTCTTTGACGTATACGGCATCTTCTTCCAACCCAGATGGCCTTGCTGTTGAAGAGAATGCGGGTGTATTGAACTTATCTGCACTCCAAATCGGAACCTACACCGTTTCCTACACCGTGAGTGATGGTAATGGAGGAATCGTGAATGGAGCATTCGAGGTAGAGGTGTTGTCCATACCGAATCAGCCTCCAGTTCTGACAGATAGCCCACCCAAGCAGTTTCTTGTTCTTGGAAAAAACGATCAGATCATTGAATTGTCTAACTATTTCATAGATCCAGAGGGCGAAGCATTGAACTACGTTGCATCCTTGGACAATCCCGATGATGTATCTATGCTGGAACCAAGCGTAACGAACAATATGTTGACTCTACGTGCAATTCAGGCTGGTACAACAAAGATTAAAATTGTTGCAAGTGATCCTCAAGGACAAGAGGCTGTATCGTATATTGACGTAGAGGTGGTCGAAGCGGGAAATATTGCCACCATTCCAGATCAAACAATAACATGGCCTTGGACTACTCTGGATATGGATCTTGCTCCATACCTATCGGGCTTTGATACAAGTACCTTGTCAGTCAATGCTATAACACTAAATGAAAATATTGCTACCGTTTCTACTGGTGGTTTACAGGTTGAGATTGCCCCTGTTGCGGAAGGGAATACGAAGGTATTGTTCATGCTGCATGATCAAAGCGGGCGAAGTGAACAAGCACTCGTAGAACTGGTCGTACAAGGGGAACACGCTAGCTCTAACACGGTACCTGAGGTTGTAAGTACCATTTACGACCAAGTCTTAACGCCGAATGTAACGAATGAGCGCACATTTGATTTAGGGCAGTTGTTCAGTGATCCAGACGGGGATTCATTACAATTCAAGATTAGCAACAGTTCGAATGAAGCGGTGGATGCTAATATTAATGGTAGTATGCTGACGCTGAAACCAGGAACAGGGAATACGGTTGCTCCATTGACAGTGACTGCGGATGATGGAAAAGGTGGGAAGGTAGATTACACCTTTAATGTTCGTACCGCTACTCTGGTAAACAGTGGTGTCATACAGGTTAGCACCAAGTCTGGTATAAGAGATCCGCTGACCTTTGCAGCATCCAATTGGTTTCCCGGTCAATCGAGTTTCCAACTATACAGCGGTACGGCATACTCGACCTTTACAGGACCAGATATTATTACTTCTTCTCAAATTCCTTTAACCGTATCTCCGCTATTATTCTGGATTATCGGTAATGATGGCCGAGCAGTAGTGGTTCAGGTGAACTCGACAACTCAAGGAACGCCAGAGCTATTTTTCTCGCAATATGTGGATGCAGGAGCTGAGAAGGTTGTTGTGCAAGTGCACTACACTGGAGGTGGCGACCCGTCCCTCAAAGCGTCAGGGTATCAGTTAGAGGTGCATCAATGGATGAACCAAACCTCCACGAAGAGTATAGTTACAAAGAATTTGTTTGATATTAATGCTAATGTACCTGGGGTATATGTTAATGAGACATATTACGATTTTATGGATGAAACTCACTTTGGATATGTTAATGATTTCCTTTATTTATATAATCCTATTAATCCGAATGAGTACAATGTCGTTGCACTGGTTCTCAAAAAGGATGGACGAGTTGTGGATGTATTAGGTGACCCCGATTCACATGATAGATTTATGCCTGCTGGAGGAACTATTGTTCGCAAAGGTGGTATCTATACAGGTTCACAGCAGTTCTCGTTAACGGGTGAATGGAATGAGTTTCCGAAAGGAACTATACAGTATATCGGTTACCACAATCCGTAG
- a CDS encoding quinone oxidoreductase family protein has translation MKAMMHAQHTGRQGLQFTSTTARAPGDGEVQIQLKSAGINHRDLFIMAARTAQDEPLILGSDGAGIVVEIGTGVHGLSVGDEVVIHPTLHWEHAVDVPTVPDIVGDPTPGTLAQYITLPARNVLPKPSHLSWEEAGVLSLSALTAYRALFTRGALQPGEHILIPGIGGGVATYALLMAVAAGAKVTVTSRSEAKRNQALHLGASQALDSHADWQLYGDLEPVDIILDSIGQAMFPKYFDIIKPGGRIVMYGASSGDDLTLPIRSIFFPQVSLIGTSMGSREEFVQMLQWLEKHDIHPVIDRIYSLQDTVEAFERMANGEQFGNLAIHVE, from the coding sequence ATGAAAGCTATGATGCATGCTCAGCATACCGGACGTCAAGGTCTTCAATTCACATCAACAACAGCCCGAGCACCAGGGGATGGCGAGGTACAGATTCAATTGAAATCGGCTGGCATTAACCATCGTGATCTGTTTATTATGGCAGCGCGTACCGCTCAGGACGAGCCGCTCATTCTTGGATCGGATGGGGCAGGAATCGTTGTCGAGATCGGAACAGGTGTGCATGGTTTATCTGTAGGTGACGAGGTCGTAATCCATCCAACCCTTCATTGGGAGCATGCTGTTGATGTGCCTACTGTCCCTGATATTGTAGGTGACCCTACCCCTGGAACTCTCGCACAATATATTACGCTACCTGCGAGAAATGTCTTGCCCAAACCCTCTCATCTATCATGGGAGGAAGCAGGTGTGTTATCCCTTTCAGCCTTGACCGCGTACCGCGCCTTATTTACTCGTGGTGCGCTTCAGCCGGGCGAACATATTCTAATTCCGGGGATCGGCGGAGGTGTAGCAACCTATGCCCTACTCATGGCTGTTGCCGCAGGTGCCAAAGTAACCGTTACTTCAAGAAGCGAGGCGAAGAGAAATCAGGCTCTACATTTGGGTGCCTCTCAGGCATTAGACAGTCATGCAGATTGGCAACTCTATGGCGATCTTGAACCGGTTGACATAATTTTGGATAGCATCGGACAAGCGATGTTCCCGAAATATTTTGATATAATTAAACCAGGTGGACGCATTGTCATGTATGGAGCAAGCTCAGGAGATGATCTGACGTTGCCGATTCGATCGATTTTCTTCCCACAAGTTAGCCTGATCGGAACCTCTATGGGTAGCCGTGAAGAGTTTGTACAGATGCTGCAATGGCTGGAGAAACATGACATTCATCCGGTGATCGATCGGATCTATTCGTTACAGGATACTGTTGAAGCGTTCGAACGTATGGCTAATGGAGAGCAGTTTGGCAATCTCGCCATACATGTGGAGTGA
- a CDS encoding LysR family transcriptional regulator, whose product MDAGDLKIFQAVAREGSISKAAIALNYVQSNVTTRIRQLEEQLQTPLFRRSNRGMSLTPAGENLLLYADKIVSLIYEAEQAVLIGDKPVGSLRLGSIETAVSKLLTPLLAEYLSRYPDVQPALATGGTHELMQKVIRHEVHGAFIYGPQNIPDLNYMKVLEEELVLIAEPRTQESYELQEWLSKPMLFFEVGCTHREQAEALLRDQGVPAIQVTEYGTLDNIIHGVSAGLGVSLLPRSTVVQAQSRGEVHIYSLPEPYCRLEVGFIYSHSEHLSGAMRAWLSLLKTDEKGS is encoded by the coding sequence ATGGATGCAGGAGATTTGAAAATATTTCAGGCGGTTGCCCGCGAAGGCAGTATCAGCAAAGCTGCAATAGCACTGAATTATGTGCAGTCCAATGTGACAACACGGATCAGACAGCTCGAAGAACAGCTGCAAACACCTCTATTTCGACGGTCTAATCGGGGAATGTCGCTCACGCCGGCGGGTGAGAATCTGCTCTTGTACGCAGACAAAATTGTCAGTCTGATCTATGAAGCGGAGCAAGCGGTGTTAATAGGGGATAAACCTGTAGGTTCACTTCGTCTGGGGTCGATTGAGACAGCCGTATCGAAGTTGCTAACTCCACTATTGGCGGAGTATCTTTCACGCTATCCGGATGTGCAACCCGCCCTGGCGACGGGTGGAACCCATGAGCTGATGCAAAAGGTCATTCGGCATGAGGTGCACGGCGCCTTCATCTATGGACCACAGAATATTCCCGATCTGAACTATATGAAGGTACTCGAAGAAGAATTGGTACTGATCGCAGAGCCTAGAACACAGGAATCATATGAACTCCAAGAATGGTTAAGCAAACCGATGTTATTCTTTGAAGTAGGCTGCACACATCGAGAGCAGGCAGAGGCATTACTCAGGGATCAAGGGGTACCAGCCATACAGGTTACCGAGTATGGAACGTTAGACAATATCATACATGGCGTCTCTGCTGGGCTGGGTGTATCTCTTCTGCCACGTTCCACGGTGGTTCAAGCGCAATCTAGAGGCGAAGTGCATATCTACTCATTGCCTGAGCCTTACTGCAGACTGGAAGTGGGGTTCATCTATTCCCACAGTGAGCATTTGTCAGGAGCCATGCGTGCCTGGTTATCATTGTTGAAGACAGACGAGAAGGGCAGTTAG
- a CDS encoding threonine aldolase family protein, translating to MESSLTLATAFQDAEYIIGGHGSRKIKVLQEAFMHVDGELASDHYGNGAVIDSFQQQMADVLGKEAAVFFPSGTMAQQIALRIWCDRQGLKRVAYHPLAHLEIHEEDGLKELHQIETILLADKDRLIRLEDVQGLNQEIACLLLELPQREIGGQLPSYEELESISAYCRERGIKLHLDGARLFEITPYYQKTPAEICSLFDSVYISFYKGIGGIAGAILAGDTDVMEESKVWKRRHGGDLIGLYPYILSSQYYYNERIGKMQLYYEQAQELAALLNACHGIRTLPEVPVSNMFHIHIALAASEVEPLLVQMTQHYGIGITSYLNKTSGNSCAFELSMGDRYEHIPQAKLRAALTWLNEEMQKQSM from the coding sequence ATGGAATCATCTCTAACGTTAGCTACAGCTTTTCAGGATGCGGAATATATTATCGGCGGTCATGGCAGCAGAAAGATTAAAGTTCTCCAAGAAGCATTCATGCATGTGGATGGAGAGCTGGCAAGTGACCACTATGGCAACGGTGCAGTCATCGATAGTTTTCAACAGCAGATGGCTGATGTGCTCGGTAAGGAAGCAGCTGTATTTTTCCCAAGTGGAACGATGGCACAGCAGATTGCATTGCGGATCTGGTGTGATCGCCAAGGGCTGAAACGAGTTGCGTATCACCCGCTGGCCCATCTGGAGATTCATGAAGAAGATGGGCTGAAGGAGCTGCATCAGATAGAAACCATTTTACTGGCAGATAAGGATCGGCTCATTCGTTTAGAAGATGTACAAGGATTGAATCAGGAGATTGCTTGCCTCTTACTTGAGCTGCCGCAGCGGGAGATTGGTGGGCAATTGCCAAGTTACGAAGAACTGGAGTCTATCTCAGCGTATTGTCGTGAACGTGGAATTAAGCTTCATCTAGATGGAGCGCGTCTGTTTGAGATTACACCTTATTATCAGAAGACACCTGCTGAGATATGCAGTCTGTTTGATAGTGTATACATATCCTTTTATAAGGGGATTGGTGGCATCGCGGGGGCGATCCTTGCTGGGGATACGGATGTGATGGAGGAGTCCAAAGTATGGAAACGACGTCACGGTGGCGATCTAATTGGCCTATATCCGTATATTCTAAGCTCGCAATACTACTATAACGAGCGAATTGGCAAAATGCAGCTGTATTACGAGCAGGCTCAGGAGCTGGCTGCCTTGTTGAACGCATGTCACGGCATACGTACATTACCTGAAGTTCCCGTATCGAATATGTTCCATATTCACATTGCACTCGCAGCTTCGGAGGTAGAACCTCTGCTTGTGCAGATGACGCAGCATTACGGGATAGGCATTACGTCATATTTGAACAAAACAAGCGGAAACAGCTGTGCCTTCGAACTCTCTATGGGTGATCGTTATGAGCACATACCACAGGCTAAGCTGCGAGCAGCGCTGACATGGTTGAACGAAGAGATGCAGAAGCAGTCGATGTAA
- a CDS encoding SMI1/KNR4 family protein — MTSTELDSIRELLVQAYQTTMGKGCKPDTEQDMQAFEQKHNVNIPAAYRALLLEFGACNFGDPALYSVKELDWAYPEFLEAYREYKLEYDLPAELEPFPIGGFGEGSIAILDQTSGKVLMLVHDAYELPLEDVAVDFDDLMTMLAEAAIWVQGQMKSIDEQERGNGFR; from the coding sequence ATGACGTCAACTGAATTGGATTCCATTCGGGAGCTGTTGGTACAAGCTTATCAGACCACGATGGGTAAGGGATGCAAACCTGATACAGAACAGGACATGCAGGCTTTTGAGCAAAAGCATAACGTGAACATTCCCGCAGCTTATCGCGCGCTTTTACTTGAATTCGGTGCTTGCAACTTCGGTGATCCTGCCTTGTATTCGGTAAAGGAATTAGACTGGGCATATCCCGAGTTTCTGGAGGCATACCGCGAGTACAAGCTTGAATACGATCTTCCAGCGGAACTTGAGCCGTTTCCAATTGGCGGATTTGGTGAGGGGAGTATCGCTATACTGGATCAGACCTCTGGCAAAGTGTTAATGCTGGTTCATGATGCATATGAGCTTCCTCTAGAGGATGTTGCTGTTGATTTTGATGATTTAATGACGATGCTGGCAGAAGCAGCAATATGGGTTCAGGGACAGATGAAATCCATAGATGAGCAGGAGAGAGGCAATGGGTTCCGGTGA